CACACAGCCTTTTACgttttcattttgtttcttaTAAAAAAGAGAACTATAATTTTCTGCTTCGAAAAGTGAAAATAGGGTTTACATATTTGGATGTGTAAATAATATGAGAGTAATAGTATAAGAGAAGAGGGTTGTGATTGTTAAAGGGGTTCGGAGTCAAGAACGAACCGCAATTGTAGTGGTTCGGGTATTGACTCGTTCACCTGAAAAACAAGTCTGGTTCATGCATGGTTTTGCACTTTTGCTTATATAGACTATGATGATATACACAGATATTAAGATGAACTTatggatagtgattttgtagtTATATTCATCTTAGTTGTTATATTTTATGTGCTTTTAGTACCTGAACCGTCACTATTCATACTTTAATTTGTTATATTCTCTTATATTTGGtttcgtttttttttcaaagataaaaatatattttattaaattttgtaaatgaaATATGAGTCCATCTTAGGACAAGAAACAATGAATGATGGAGATGTCTCAAATAAATCacatttaaaaagaaatttaacagtgaaaattaaaaaaaaaattataagaagtGAAAGTAGACTTCTTTTAAGAGAATAGGATTTGTGGACCAATTTAATGAGAAGTTATATGGAGACattaaatcttttgaaaaaatttattggAAGTATCAAGAATAGAAGTTGGGGCAGTGTTGGTTCTTTTAAAAATAGAGATTTCTAGCTTTCCAACAGTTCCAACATAGAATAGCAGCCATTGAACGAAGCTGTTCCAATATGATGTTCTACCAAgaccaaaattcaataattgGATGGGTGGGGATGCCAAACTCTGAGAACTATTGGACGAAACATCTTTCATAATTGGACATTACATAAGACCGTGAGAGATTGTTTTGTCTCTCTTATTGACAGCGGAGACACAGTGTTGGTGTTGCAGGAAATCTCTGGTGAATCTAAGCTAAAATTGGGAGCCGACAACGGAGCCACTTCTAGATAAACAATTTGATTTTGTGAAGGAGCTTCATCTTTCAAAGGTTAATCCAGGGAGTTTTTTGCTGCATATGAGTTAGACAGAGTTCAAGTGGAGAGTGCAAGAATAGGTACGCCACTCTATAGCTTGATGTTGTATcatatttcttttgtttatttagtgTCCATTGGAGTGTGTCATCTCtacctttaattttcaaaaatagaattCTAGTTGAAATATCATTTGAAAAGATCTCTGTAATGAATGACTGATTCCAAATTCTTTCTTCAATAATCAAGTCTTTTACTCTGGGAGCAACAATAAACGAGTATTGAGCATTTATTGGCACAGTGAATGGATATGGAAAAGGCAGATATGGGTCATCAAACGTACGAATGTTTATAACGTTATCTATTCTCCAGGTAAGTCCCTTTTTCACCACATTTCTACCTTGTAAAACACTTCTCCATTCCTAAAAAGGGAGTATTTCAAATTCTGCATTTAGAATATTTCTGTTTCTGAAATATTTACCTCTGTAAATTCTGGCCAATAGAAAAGTAGAATGTGTTGCTACTCTCCAATAGAGTAAGAGTTTGAGCCTTAAGGTCTTTAAAACTAAGACCTTCTTCCTTTTTTGAATGGGTCATAGTGTCCCAGCTAATTCAGATTAGTcgccttttatttttcttttttatcccACCAGAATTGAGTCAGTAAGGAGTGAATATTAAAGATTAGACTATCTAATAATCTGAAGTAGGAGAAAGTGTAAATTAGAATGGCCTCtccaattatttttaataaaactaatCTTCTCTCAACAGACAATAAATTACGCTttcaatcttaaatttttttctatatctTCTTCTTAACCATGTTAAAAATGATTCTCTTTGATCTATTAACAACATATGTTAGCCAAAATATTTATCTTGAACTcctatatgtaaaatatttaaGGAGGCAGCTACACGAGTGCGagagtaaaaaaaaatgttatggCTAAAAAAATGGTAGACttgccaaaaaaaaatatttggtttcATAGTCATATTCCTTTCTTTTATGGGTTAGAAATTAGAATGTGAAACATGTGCGTGCAGTTGCAATTCCATTTATACATAACAGAATAAAGAAATCTTATATAAAAATGACAATCTCAACAACAAAGTGGAAACTCATTagaaatatgtaaaataattacaacaaaaaaaagtaattaaaaaaatcaaagtaaTAGTTTTTCGCGAATTTTTCTCGTCAACGTGTTTCAATAAAAGGTTATTTCTTGACCCAAAAAGAGgttctttgttttttattttgaattcggCCTTCTATAGAGAGAAACACAACCCAACTTGAAGCCCAAAATATCCCACATCAGTTTCAGTATTTTACAAATCCGCCCCAAATGTTTTGTATAATGCTGTTTATACCCTTCCACTGTCGTTAAGCTCACTTCTCAGCTGAACTCTGAAGCAAGCTCatcagaaaaacaaaaacccTAAATCCCCAAAATGCGAACCTTTATCGTACACAGCTCCAAGCTCATCAAaagcaagataaaaaatatccCTATGATTCAGCATCAGCATCAgcatcaccatcaccatcatcCGAATTTCAATCCCACGCGAGCAATGTCGCAATCCACCTCGATCCCGAAGAAAATGCAGAGGGTTCGCGACCACGGCTACGACAACTACATGGAAGTCGAGAAGAAAACTCGGAAGGTCCTCAAGGTCCAGAACATCATCCTCAACGAGCACAACCAATCGCTCCCAATCTCGCGCCTCGAAACCCTAGCGCACCGCATAGGCTTCACGCGCAACACAGTCGGTGCTTTCATCCTTAAGTTCCCTCACGTCTTCGAAATCTTCGAGCACCCCGTGCAGCGCGTGCTCTTCTGCCGCCTCACGCGCCAGGCAATCCTCCAAATCAAGCAGGAGAATGAAGCATTGCTCGCTCAGGTTCCACGCGCCGTCACGTGCCTCCGCAAGCTTCTCATGATGTCGAACACGCAGCGGCTTCGCCTCGAGCACGTGAGGATCGCACGCTCCGCTCTAGGGTTACCGGACGACTTCGAATTCTCGGTGGTTTTAAGGTATCCTCAATTTTTTCGCTTAGTTGATGCAAATGAGAGAAGGAACAAGTACATTGAGCTTGTAGAAAGAGAACCTAGTTTAGCAGTCTGTGCAATTGAGAATGTTAGAGAGAGAATTTACAGGGAGAGAGGTGGTGATGCTGAAGATGTTAGGTTCTCATTTCTAATTGATTTTCCACCAGGTTTTAAGATTGGGAAGTATTTTAAGATTGCAATGTGGAAGTGGCAGAGGTTACCTTATTGGTCCCCTTATGAGGATGTTTCTGGCTTTGATTTGAGGTCGATTGAGGCGCAAAAGAGGATGGAGAAGAGGGCTGTTGCCTCAATCCACGAGTTGTTGTCATTGACCGTGGAGAAGAAGATTACCTTGGAGAGGATCGCACACTTCCGGCAGGCGATGAACCTGCCGAATAAGTTGAAGGATTTCCTTCTCCAGCACCAGGGGATTTTCTACGTGTCGACAAGGGGGAACCAGGGGAAGCTCCACACGGTTTTCCTGCGAGAGGCTTATAGGAAGGGTGAGTTGATTGAGCCAAATGATCTGTATTTGGCGCGGAGGAAGCTGGCTGAGTTGGTCTTGTTGAGCCCCCGGAAGGCGAGGATTGACAGGGAATTGGTTGGATACAGGAGAAGCAGGTTGGATGATGAGATGGGGCAGATAACAAGGGTAGCTGTGGAGGATGCCTATGAGGACTTCAAGGGTGAAGATGTAATGGATCAGGATAAGGATGAAGAGGGAAATTTGACCTCGGACATAGGTTCAGATGTTGATTCGGATGTTGGAGATGAAGACAATAGTTTTGATGAAGATAGTGTA
The Arachis duranensis cultivar V14167 chromosome 5, aradu.V14167.gnm2.J7QH, whole genome shotgun sequence genome window above contains:
- the LOC107491171 gene encoding protein ROOT PRIMORDIUM DEFECTIVE 1, coding for MRTFIVHSSKLIKSKIKNIPMIQHQHQHHHHHHPNFNPTRAMSQSTSIPKKMQRVRDHGYDNYMEVEKKTRKVLKVQNIILNEHNQSLPISRLETLAHRIGFTRNTVGAFILKFPHVFEIFEHPVQRVLFCRLTRQAILQIKQENEALLAQVPRAVTCLRKLLMMSNTQRLRLEHVRIARSALGLPDDFEFSVVLRYPQFFRLVDANERRNKYIELVEREPSLAVCAIENVRERIYRERGGDAEDVRFSFLIDFPPGFKIGKYFKIAMWKWQRLPYWSPYEDVSGFDLRSIEAQKRMEKRAVASIHELLSLTVEKKITLERIAHFRQAMNLPNKLKDFLLQHQGIFYVSTRGNQGKLHTVFLREAYRKGELIEPNDLYLARRKLAELVLLSPRKARIDRELVGYRRSRLDDEMGQITRVAVEDAYEDFKGEDVMDQDKDEEGNLTSDIGSDVDSDVGDEDNSFDEDSVSRQETS